A window from Malania oleifera isolate guangnan ecotype guangnan chromosome 7, ASM2987363v1, whole genome shotgun sequence encodes these proteins:
- the LOC131160518 gene encoding uncharacterized protein LOC131160518 — MDSANSGSIQSSSGGDEEYDSRAESISAFLIPTAHVGAIPNPPSQPLPHHHSAVFDPPPLPNYFDPLSRSPPLPNPNSLLNLEPVWSKPLRSDPNCTEIGGVMVSSSPGPPFPTAQGQQPRAPFLNSSPSIGYPQVPENAARGPGSGPPPADQTNPVRNPKKRSRASRRAPTTVLTTDTTNFRAMVQEFTGIPAPPFTSSPFPRSRLDLFGAPSSMRSGPLDGATLTPSYLLRPFAQKLQTQTLPFVSSSSSPSSLVDAIVSTTAANITSSNTTPLGFQMPSDLGILKQPQNLSNLLNMQNPIFTFQSFLQNPPKYPLPNTGSKSQPSLDFGSNDNSQLKMGNVLEDFGLGHGLGGLGPNLVSPPDGPPSSRGGDNNTPSWGDGTGANVNGSYGNSSPRASNGKVNFAAASSDFHGEKPPENNAVARSEGMVESWICSSD; from the coding sequence ATGGATTCAGCTAACAGTGGCAGCATACAGTCGTCCAGCGGTGGCGACGAGGAGTACGACTCCCGCGCCGAATCGATCTCGGCGTTCCTGATCCCAACCGCCCACGTCGGCGCCATCCCTAACCCGCCTTCGCAACCGCTGCCGCATCACCACTCCGCCGTGTTCGACCCCCCGCCGCTCCCCAACTACTTCGACCCTTTGTCGCGATCGCCGCCGTTACCAAACCCGAATTCCCTTCTCAACCTCGAACCAGTCTGGTCCAAACCTCTGCGATCCGACCCGAATTGCACCGAAATCGGCGGCGTAATGGTCTCGTCCTCCCCCGGCCCACCCTTCCCCACAGCCCAGGGACAACAACCTCGAGCCCCATTCTTGAACTCCTCGCCGTCCATTGGTTATCCTCAGGTGCCGGAAAATGCGGCTCGCGGTCCGGGTTCGGGTCCTCCTCCGGCCGATCAAACCAACCCGGTTCGTAATCCAAAGAAACGATCCAGAGCGTCTCGTCGCGCACCCACCACTGTCCTCACCACCGACACCACCAATTTCCGTGCCATGGTTCAGGAGTTCACCGGGATCCCGGCGCCCCCGTTCACATCGTCGCCTTTCCCCCGAAGCAGACTCGATCTATTCGGTGCACCGTCGAGCATGAGATCCGGGCCTTTGGACGGTGCAACGCTAACCCCTTCCTACCTGCTCAGACCCTTCGCCCAGAAACTCCAAACCCAAACGCTCCCATTcgtttcttcttcatcatctccatCTTCACTGGTCGATGCCATTGTTTCAACCACGGCCGCTAACATCACTTCTTCCAATACGACGCCGCTTGGCTTCCAAATGCCATCTGATTTGGGCATTCTCAAGCAGCCCCAAAACCTGAGCAATCTCCTGAACATGCAGAACCCGATTTTCACGTTTCAATCGTTCCTTCAGAACCCGCCCAAATACCCGTTACCCAATACGGGTTCAAAATCTCAACCGTCTTTGGACTTCGGATCCAACGATAATTCCCAACTCAAAATGGGGAATGTTCTGGAAGACTTCGGCTTGGGGCACGGGCTGGGCGGGCTGGGCCCGAACTTAGTGTCACCGCCTGATGGCCCTCCGTCCTCGAGGGGCGGCGACAATAACACACCGAGCTGGGGCGACGGAACTGGAGCCAATGTTAATGGGAGTTACGGAAACTCATCGCCACGGGCTTCGAACGGGAAAGTAAACTTCGCGGCTGCTTCATCGGATTTTCACGGGGAGAAGCCGCCGGAGAACAATGCTGTTGCCAGAAGTGAAGGTATGGTGGAATCGTGGATTTGTTCTTCGGATTAG